The DNA sequence TTAAGAGAGAACTTGACGAATGTCTTGAGTAGATATATCTTTCAAAGAGTATTGTGAACTACCCATGCCTGAAGGCAGTGAGCTTTCTTGAAGGATACGTTGTGCAAAATGTACCTACATATTCTAATCAGAAATTTATAAGTGATAGGATATTACAAAACATCAAAAAAGTATACAACGTAATTAACATATCTATTCTGAATTTTAAAAAGGTTATCTGATTAGAAAAACAGTTAAATAATAGTGAGTATACTTTTCTAATATGTTAATTTCTAAACTTTATATAAATGGTGAATGGGTAGAACCATCCACCAAAGAATATCTCACAAAGCTAAAAACCGCAACAGGGGAAGTGTATGGGAAGTTTCCAGCAGCTACAAAAGAGGATGTAGACAGAGCTGTAGATTCTGCTTATGAAGCACAAAAAAAATGGGAAAGGCTAACTTCTGTAGAAAGGTCTAAGTTTTTATACAAGGCAATTGCACTTATAACTTATCGAAAACAAGAACTTGCAGAAATATTAATGGATGAAGTAGGTAAACCTGAAAAGGAAGCGTATCAGGAGGTGGAAGGGGTAATAGACCAGTTGCAATATTATGCAGAGTTTGCAAGAAAAATAACAGGAGAGGTAGTAGAAGGTACAAAATTCGAGCGCATAATCTATCAATATAAAGTTCCATATGGAGTGGTAGTAGCTATTATCCCCTGGAACTTTCCTGCAGCCATGACTGTGAGAAAGATAGGCCCGGCATTAATTACAGGAAATACTGTAGTTTTAAAACCCAGCTCAGACACGCCTTTTACAGCAGCCTGGATAGTGAAAATATTTCAAGAAGCAGGACTACCTCAAGGAGTTCTTAACATGATAACAGGAAAAGGTAGCGTAATTGGAGACCATCTAACATCCCATAAAAGAGTATCATTGATTACCTTAACAGGTGAGACAAGAACAGGGCAACTAATTATGAAGTCTGCATCTTCAATCATGGCGAAACTTATCCTTGAACTGGGTGGTAAAGCACCATTTATAGTCTGGCGGGATGCAAATATAGAGCTTGCAGCGAAAGTTTTAATGTGGGCAAAATACTGGAATGCCGGACAGTCCTGTGTTGCTGCAGAGAGGCTCTATGTACATGAAGAGGTGTATGACAAATTTATGAACACTTTCATTAACATGACAAAAACGCTCAAGCTGGGTGAACCCAGAGAAAGCGATATGGGACCACTTATAAACAAAGTACAGGTAGAGAAAGTTCAAAGCTATGTAGAGCAGGCGGTAGCTCAGGGTGCTAAAGTAACATACGGTGGTAAAAAACCAGACTTAGAAGGTAAATATAGAGGTGGATTTTTCTATATGCCTACAATCTTAGAAAATGTAACGCAGGACATGACAGTGTTTCGAGAAGAAATCTTTGGCCCGGTTATAGGAGCTATGAAAGTGCACGATTTTGATGAAGTAATTACATTAGCTAACGACTCTGATTATGGATTGGCTTCATATTTGTTTACTTCAGATTTGAGCCTGGGCATAAAAGCTGCTAGAGAGATGAAGTTCGGAGAACTGTATATTAATATGCCAGGACCGGAAGCAACACAGGGATACCATACAGGATTTAGACTTTCAGGGCAGGCAGGGGAGAACTCAAAAGTTGGAATAGAAGAGTATCTAAAAGTTAAAAATATCTACACAGATTATAGTAAAGACCCTACCTCAGGAGAAGTAATTCCTCCGTATAAAAACTAATTTTTTATTTTTTGGAAAACCCATTATCCACAATTATCCAGTATGCGGTACATATTTCAAAATAAAGCTGTAAAATTATATGAAAAATTACTTCCCGTCTATCTTGTATTCGTCTCTGCCCACTGAAGCTTTTTCCATAACATCCTTTGATACATAAACCGGGGCTTTGCATCTCACGGCAAGGGCTATACTATCACTTGGCCTTGCATCAAACTCAAAGACTCCCCCATTTTTCCTGATTATAAGCCTTGCAAAGAATATGCCATCATTGAGGTCATCTATCAGAACCTTCTCTACACTGCTATCAAGCCCCTCAAGAATCTTAAGTACAAGGTCATGAGTCAGTGGCCTTGGATAAGGCATATCTTCAAGAGCAGTTTGAATTGAGAAGGCTTCAGCTGCTCCAATATAAATAGGCAAAACTTTCTCCTCTTCGTTCTCGAGAAAAACAACAGGAGAAGCACCCTCAGGCAATGAAGACATAAATACCCCTGCAATCTTCACCTTTTCAAAGCCCTCGACATTCTCCGTTTTTTCCATGTTAATATCTTTCATATAACTTTAACCATAGTATTTAAATTAACGTTTACAACTGGAGGATTAGTATGGGTGCAACTATTACTGAAAAAATTCTTGCACATAAAGCTGGAAAAAGGAAAGTGGAACCTAGTGAAATTGTAGATGCTGAAGTAGATTATGTCATGTTAAATGATGTAACAGGACTTCCTGCTTTTGATGTCTTCAGAAAATTTGGGAAAAAGGCACAGCCTATCAGAGAGAAGAGTGTTCTTATCCCTGACCATTATGTTCCCAATAAAGACATACCAAGCGCAGAGCAGGCAAAAGCCATGCGTGAATTTGCAGGAAAGTACAAAACCCACTACTTTGAAGTTGGAAGGAGTGGTGTGTGTCATCAGCTCATGATTGAAAAGGGTTTTGTTGCCCCCGGAAGGCTCATAATAGGGGCAGATTCGCATACCTGCAGCTACGGTGCTCTGGGTGCCTTTTCCACAGGTGTGGGGTCAACCGAGGCAGCCTCGGCCATGGCTCTCGGAAGGCTGTGGTTCAGAATACCCGAGACTCAGAAATTCGTAGTCGAAGGAAAAGCTGGCAAAAACGTCATGGGCAAGGATATAATCCTTCACATAATCGGTGATATCGGTGTGGACGGAGCACTGTACAAAGCCATGGAGTTCTATGGTTCTGCTATTGAAACTCTACCCCTTGCAGACAGGATAAGTATATCAAATATGGCAATTGAAGCTGGAGGAAAGGCAGGAATTATACCTCCTGATGATACAGTTTTCAGATATCTTGAGGGCAGAGTAAAAGGCAATTATAAACCAGTCTATGCTGATAGAGATGCAGAGTACTCTGAAGTTTTTGAATATGATGCTGAGGATATTCCACCAACTGTAGCAAAACCATTCCTGCCCAGTAACACATCTCCCGCAAGTGAGCTTGGGAATATAACAATAGAGCAGGCATACCTTGGCTCCTGCACAAATGGAAGAATTGAAGACCTGAGAGTTGCAGCAAATATTCTGAAGAACAGAAAGGTGCACCCCAACGTAAGAATGATAATTGTGCCAGCAACTCAGGATGTGTATGAAAAGGCTCTGAATGAAAAGCTTATAGAAATCTTTATAAAAGCAGGTGCTTTCTTCTCAGGACCAACCTGCGGAGCATGTCTGGGTGGCTATATGGGTGTGCTTGCAAAAGGCGAGAGAGCAATAAGCTCAACCAACAGAAACTTCATCGGAAGAATGGGGCACAAGGATAGCGAAGTCTATCTTGCAAATCCAAAGGTTGTTGCTGCCAGTGCAGTTACCGGAAGGATAACAGACCCGGATGAACTCGATTAATATTCCGCATCAACCAGAAATTACAGGCTAAATCCCTTCAAAGCCTTTATCAGATACTCCCTCCTCCATATAAACAGTATCAGAGAAAGAACAATATACACAACAGAGAGCTCAACTCTTCCCCCAACACCCGGAATGAAAAACTGAACAAGGAACAGGGCGAGAATTAAAAGTGCTTCCGGAACAGATACCCTGAGATTCAGAATTACAGCAATGGCAAAAAGACTCTGGGCTGCCGTGAGAAGAAGCTCCTCACTCTGCCTGTGGTCAAGTGGCAGGGCTCCAATACCGCCAAGAGAAAGGCTATAAACTACCGGTATTGTGCCTATAAGCAGAGTCCACTGATTCAGCTTTGAAGAAATTAATGCATTCAGAGAAGCTGTTGTCCTTGCTCTTTTAATAAGATAGGCAGCAACAATAAGCTCTGGCGACTCACTCGCGAGAGGAGCTACCCACTGCACCATAAGAAAAGGATTTATACCTAAATGAGATGCACTTTTTATAAGCCCTTCTGAGAAGGATTCAACCGAAATCAATATTATGAAGCCTGAAAATACAAAAAATAGAAGGACTGAAAGCTTTCTTTTTAAGCTGCCAAATGATGCAAGAAAACTGGGGACTCCTTCAAGCTCAGGTTCTTCATGTGGTGAGCGCATAGCCAGAATAATATAGGCTATATATAGAGAAATAAAAATCAAAGTGTCAAAAATGGATATATCTGATTTGAAATATAGAGTGAAGGCATATAATGTGGCTGCGAGGAGGAATAAAATCTCAAGATTTATGGATTTATCCAGTTCAACGAATTTCTTATCAGTATTATTTTTCCAGAAAATTGCCAGAAGGAATACCATAGACCAGCCTATGCCTATCAAAAGCCTGTTTGCACCAGTCATATTAGCAACAGCATAATGAACATAGGGGCTCTGAGGCGCCTGACCAGCCTGCCAGGTGAAATATATATCCACAGCATACTCAGGCATAACAGCTATCAGAGCAACAAAGGCAAGGGAAGCTGACCTGGGCACATCTATCTCACTGGTCTCTGCAGCCCAGCTTAAAAGAAAGGCAGCACCAATTATTGCAACACCTGATAAAAAGGCTGCCAGAGGAGGGGTTAATGAGAAACCAGAAAACCTGATAATAATCCAGGGTAAAGTAAGAAAAACTGCAGAGCCTATGGCAGCTATATTTTTATTAACCATCTTAAAGCAATTTATTTTAATCTGTTTTTAAACTTTTTCATTATCTGCAAACATTGCTGGAATCTCTTCCAGCTTATACCTCTAGATTCATAAGGAATTCTGACGCAAATGGGATAAGGTAGCCCATCATTTATCTTCAATTTCGTGCTTTTCCAAAGTGTTGGCAAACCATACAACACGCTGGGGGAAGGCGATTCCTATACCCTGTGCCTCCAGCTCCTTTTTTATTTTCCACAAAAGCTCCATCTTTACTCCATACCATTCGGTGGCCGGTGCCCATATCTTCACACTTATATTCACAGCATTATCTCCCAGGTCATTAACAAAAACAGCTGGCTGCGGATTTTTTAGGGCAAGAGGATGCTCCTCAATCAGATTTGTTATTATCTCGATGGCCTTATCAGCATTATCCCTGTACCTTATCCCCACCACATATTCAAATCGCCTCGCTACATTGGCCACATAATTCGTTATAATGTTTGTGAAGACTGTTTCATTTGGTATCCTTATATAAAGACCGCCATATGTCCGAATTATTGTGGAGATTATGCTTATATCTTCAACATAACCAGAAACATCTTTCACATTTACCTGACTACCCACTTTAATAGGCCTTTCAATCATTAAAAAGACTCCAGATATCAGATTACTCACAATTTTCTGGCTGGCAAAACCTATTGTCAATCCAGCGATTCCGCCTGCAAGCAGAATGCCTGAGAGGTTAAAGCCGAGTATAGGAAGCACAGAAAGCAGTCCCAGGAGAATTATGCCATAGTAAACAGATTTTGTAAGGATATCCAGATGGTCTTTCTTGATTCTATCTTTAAGAGACCTCTTCATATTGATTCTTATTCCTCTGGCAAACAGAACGGAAACCAGCATAATCAAAACAACTTTTGCAAGACTGAAGACAGAAATACCAAATACCTGTATATCGAGAATCACAGGCCTGCCTCCATAGTAAATTTTGACGATACTCCCGGCAGCTTTCTCGCAGTATAGAGTTTGATGGATTTTTTCATGCCTTTTTTAAGGGGTGAATTCACAAAATCTGTTTCAGCCACTGTCTCGCTCAATATCTTCATTTCTGCCCTCATGGACACCATATCGTCACTATAATATATTCTCATGCCATAAGGATTGAAGACCGCCATTGTTATCTCCATCACACCGCTAGTCGTATTTCTTATAATAAGTTCCATAACTCCTTCCTGCAGGGGGTCTGAAGAAGGTATGGAGAAATAGACTCCGCTTCTGTAGTATTTACATATAACACCCTTTCTTATGTCTCCGTAAAGAGTATATTTCTGCTTTGCAAGGGTAAAAATATCAATGTTTTCTGAATATTTCGAGCCATGAATAAAAATACCGATTTCAACCGGAAACTTGACATAAATTTTTTTGGTGGACCTGGAACCCACTACAATACTTTTTTCAAACTTTATTAGAAGATTGGGAGTTATCTTTCTGGGTTTATTTACGGGTTCTACAGGATTAATAAGAAGCTTGCTCTCTTCGAGCAGAAGAATCTTATCCACATCCTCTCCCGGAGTTTTCCTTTTGTAAAAAAACCTCTTTTCATCTCCTTTTACAGAAAAAAATAACCCATCGTGGCTAATTTCAAAAGGGATAGTCTGAAGTCCGAACATTAATAATAGTTTGTTTGACATTCATAAAATACTTTTCCCCGCTTACCACCACCACCATATATTATAAATGTTAGTTTACTCATATTCTAATGAGGGCTTATTGAGGTGATATGATGAAAATCAAAGTGGTGATGGAGAACAGTGTTATTAACCCCATAAATACATGCGGTGAACACGGACTTTCCCTTCTCATTGAGAAGAATGGCAGACGCTTTCTCTTTGACACCGGGCAGAGCCATAGAATTATTGATAATATCATTGCTATGAATATAGACCTGGGAAGCCTTGATGGAATAATAATAAGCCATGGACATTATGACCATACTGGTGGACTCAAAGCTGTTGTTGAAGCTTCGGGTGGTATTGATATTTACTCTCATCCGGAAATATTTATATCAAGATATGGAAAAAAGCCTTTCAACAGGTATATTGGCATGCCCTTCAGGAGGGAAGACCTTGAGAGTATAGGAGCCAGATTTATACCTGTTGTTGAACCACTTGAAATTACAGAAAATTTATGGATAAGCGGTGAGGTTCCCAGAAGGACAGATTTCGAAGGTAAGGATAAGAATCTGTATGTACTTGACGGCCAGAAGGAAAAGATTGACAGCTTCAGAGATGACTTTAGCCTCTATGCTGTTCTGGAGGAAGGTGTTCTTGTTATAGCTGGATGTGCCCATGCCGGAGTGATAAATATTCTTGAACATGCAAAAGAAGTAACCGGTGTGGATAATATTTATGGAATTATCGGTGGGACCCATATAGGGCTTTCCAATGAAGAAAATAGAATTAAAACTCTTGAATACCTGAAAAAACTCGATTTGAAGTTTCTTGCACCAAACCACTGCACAGGCTTGGATGTTATATCCCGGCTAAAAGCAATCTATGGTGATAGAATGCACTTTGCATCGGTAGGTGCTGATTTCAGTTTTTGAAAAGTGGTCAGTCACCCACGGCTAAAGCACGTCTTGTCCCGTGAGGGGCAGGAGCAATTGGTTGATTAGGAGGCATTATATATGCAGAAGTTATTGATAGAGTTCAAGAACACACCAGAGAATACTCCTCAAGTTCTCTGCTCTGTAAGTGAGGTATTAAACAGAGAGGAAACTCTCAATGTGCCCTACAAAGTACTGGCTGATAACAGCTCCGATGAGGACTTACACTCTGGCAGGAGTGGACAGGACTTGCGAGTTCCTGTCATAAATATGCACAAACAACCTTTGATGCCTACAACACCAAGAAAAGCAAGAATATTTTTAAAACAAAAAAAAGCAAAGCAAACACTAAAATCAGCTACATTTATGAATATAGTAAGATGGAGACTGGTAAATACTCTGAAGTGTGCATGGACTTATGGCTATATTACAAAACATGACAGGATTAAGATGAAATTGGAAAAATCTCATGTAAATGATGCTTTTGTAATTGCTGGTGGAACAACCCAGAGCAGAAGTGTACCATATATGACCACACAAACCAGAAGGAATAATAGGAGTATTCAGACAAATAGAAAAGGTTTTAAACCTGCTATCAGACGACAGAGATATAAATTACAGCCTGGCGATTTAGTAAAATATATTAAATATTTATTCAGAGTAAAAGGAGTATTCAATTATGGTAAATGGGTTAGACTAATATCTTTAACTAAAGCAAATAAGATTATTAATGTAAATATTAAGAAAGTGGAGTTGGTAAAATATGGGAAAGGAATCCAATTTAAAAAAGATGGAAATTAGCAATTCATCCCACCCTTAAAAAAGGTGGGTTTTATTGCCATAAATTTGATAAAAGGAATGATTCATATATTCATATCATGCCTGATTATAAATGCCAGATTGTTAAAGCCATAAATAAGCTGAGGCCAATGTCCAAGGAGCTCTGCCTCAGATGCAAGAGTTCAAGGCTGCTATGTAGAAGACCAAGCTGTCCCCTGCTGGCAAAGCTGAAAATTCAATCACCCCTCGAGGATAAGCTGAAGGAAGACATTTATGGTCCGTCACCCGGTAT is a window from the archaeon BMS3Bbin15 genome containing:
- the mscS_1 gene encoding small-conductance mechanosensitive channel translates to MILDIQVFGISVFSLAKVVLIMLVSVLFARGIRINMKRSLKDRIKKDHLDILTKSVYYGIILLGLLSVLPILGFNLSGILLAGGIAGLTIGFASQKIVSNLISGVFLMIERPIKVGSQVNVKDVSGYVEDISIISTIIRTYGGLYIRIPNETVFTNIITNYVANVARRFEYVVGIRYRDNADKAIEIITNLIEEHPLALKNPQPAVFVNDLGDNAVNISVKIWAPATEWYGVKMELLWKIKKELEAQGIGIAFPQRVVWFANTLEKHEIEDK
- the dmdA gene encoding 2,3-dimethylmalate dehydratase large subunit codes for the protein MGATITEKILAHKAGKRKVEPSEIVDAEVDYVMLNDVTGLPAFDVFRKFGKKAQPIREKSVLIPDHYVPNKDIPSAEQAKAMREFAGKYKTHYFEVGRSGVCHQLMIEKGFVAPGRLIIGADSHTCSYGALGAFSTGVGSTEAASAMALGRLWFRIPETQKFVVEGKAGKNVMGKDIILHIIGDIGVDGALYKAMEFYGSAIETLPLADRISISNMAIEAGGKAGIIPPDDTVFRYLEGRVKGNYKPVYADRDAEYSEVFEYDAEDIPPTVAKPFLPSNTSPASELGNITIEQAYLGSCTNGRIEDLRVAANILKNRKVHPNVRMIIVPATQDVYEKALNEKLIEIFIKAGAFFSGPTCGACLGGYMGVLAKGERAISSTNRNFIGRMGHKDSEVYLANPKVVAASAVTGRITDPDELD
- a CDS encoding sodium/calcium exchanger protein gives rise to the protein MVNKNIAAIGSAVFLTLPWIIIRFSGFSLTPPLAAFLSGVAIIGAAFLLSWAAETSEIDVPRSASLAFVALIAVMPEYAVDIYFTWQAGQAPQSPYVHYAVANMTGANRLLIGIGWSMVFLLAIFWKNNTDKKFVELDKSINLEILFLLAATLYAFTLYFKSDISIFDTLIFISLYIAYIILAMRSPHEEPELEGVPSFLASFGSLKRKLSVLLFFVFSGFIILISVESFSEGLIKSASHLGINPFLMVQWVAPLASESPELIVAAYLIKRARTTASLNALISSKLNQWTLLIGTIPVVYSLSLGGIGALPLDHRQSEELLLTAAQSLFAIAVILNLRVSVPEALLILALFLVQFFIPGVGGRVELSVVYIVLSLILFIWRREYLIKALKGFSL
- the aldA gene encoding lactaldehyde dehydrogenase; translated protein: MLISKLYINGEWVEPSTKEYLTKLKTATGEVYGKFPAATKEDVDRAVDSAYEAQKKWERLTSVERSKFLYKAIALITYRKQELAEILMDEVGKPEKEAYQEVEGVIDQLQYYAEFARKITGEVVEGTKFERIIYQYKVPYGVVVAIIPWNFPAAMTVRKIGPALITGNTVVLKPSSDTPFTAAWIVKIFQEAGLPQGVLNMITGKGSVIGDHLTSHKRVSLITLTGETRTGQLIMKSASSIMAKLILELGGKAPFIVWRDANIELAAKVLMWAKYWNAGQSCVAAERLYVHEEVYDKFMNTFINMTKTLKLGEPRESDMGPLINKVQVEKVQSYVEQAVAQGAKVTYGGKKPDLEGKYRGGFFYMPTILENVTQDMTVFREEIFGPVIGAMKVHDFDEVITLANDSDYGLASYLFTSDLSLGIKAAREMKFGELYINMPGPEATQGYHTGFRLSGQAGENSKVGIEEYLKVKNIYTDYSKDPTSGEVIPPYKN
- a CDS encoding comEC family competence protein, which produces MKIKVVMENSVINPINTCGEHGLSLLIEKNGRRFLFDTGQSHRIIDNIIAMNIDLGSLDGIIISHGHYDHTGGLKAVVEASGGIDIYSHPEIFISRYGKKPFNRYIGMPFRREDLESIGARFIPVVEPLEITENLWISGEVPRRTDFEGKDKNLYVLDGQKEKIDSFRDDFSLYAVLEEGVLVIAGCAHAGVINILEHAKEVTGVDNIYGIIGGTHIGLSNEENRIKTLEYLKKLDLKFLAPNHCTGLDVISRLKAIYGDRMHFASVGADFSF